Proteins encoded within one genomic window of Solibaculum mannosilyticum:
- a CDS encoding GH92 family glycosyl hydrolase → MGIMKKLVAVAMACTMTMSLLPSSIMAVEPEPSKTNYVDYVNPYIGTDHDPEIHNKASNFGGMVPWVSTPFGMTKWTPQTRQNKISGTAYRYCDTEMSGFQATHQPAIWMGDFGYMTMMPGIDSVKTGVDERKLPFTHEDELTTPYYYSVSMDAGEDRSIRTEMTATSRTSILRFTYPENEMANLYTEMSRDNKVGSVTIDPEKGEITGYNTDRQDAHLSEIELPNFRCYYVIQYSKPFAEYGTVLDGELQEGGTTATDKNVGAYVTFDTEENEMIEVRVSSSFISLEQARENLEHEQSIGTSPISFDEMKEETKTTWEDKLNNIEIEGASEEDMTIFYTAMYHALLFPVEFSEYGRYYSAYDDQIHEGESYTSFSLWDTYRAENSFLTLVAPERIDGMISSLLNNYLEGGYMPKWPNPSYTNIMIGTPADSLVAEAINKGFDGFDLDLAYEAVLKDGMVAPKYDNTQRWGDRANGVPYEARAGLSWMMQYGYVPEDKTGASGSNTLEGAYEDWCIAQVAQKLGKQDDYEYFVNRSQNYKNLFNEKTGLLQSRDSYGNFVDKGWTEGSQMNYAYCVFQDFGGLMELMGDGFNDKLDNYFATGQNVHENEPSHHYAYLYDFSGKPWETQRLVREIAEENYANHPAAGLTGNDDCGQMSSWYILSSLGFYPVNPASAQYMIGSPFFDKATIHYEDKDFEIIANNNSKENMYIQSGTLNGEALNIPVLTHEQIINGGTIEFEMGAEPSTWGSDYRVEPLPTYEDVKTPELPIRLESSKLEHQIAEAEILEQDAYTVTSFLKMQDEIVEAKKVYDEETSTKEEIQTAYNELHAAVETLEPSAPCVKISHGDTASSPALNKVYIKGKWNSYANYVQAAPVKDPSPKDYYTIVFEGTQLKLYSALSRNQGMGAISIDGGPEVEVDFYRDGSTGNGAPIGLVYETPILEMGQHTIKVRVAGKATGDAGGSNRKSISFAYAEVYSRTQEETEAFEKLEKAKRALLGLVEQAASVDEKQYTLESIQALKKQIDQANVLLRDQEAVLETIEEKTQLVQEALDGLVQRDSIVTTVLSANGDVVMALADAAGTQLKADVTIVSEEMVSAHVVSALYDASGKMMDCTMSAVEDGITSTLLDIPSDVGGMSYSLFVWKDGEWSPLCEKVELR, encoded by the coding sequence ATGGGGATTATGAAGAAGTTAGTGGCTGTCGCCATGGCATGCACCATGACGATGAGCTTACTTCCAAGCAGCATAATGGCTGTAGAACCAGAGCCGTCTAAAACCAATTATGTGGATTATGTCAATCCTTATATTGGTACGGATCACGACCCGGAGATTCACAACAAGGCATCCAATTTCGGCGGTATGGTACCATGGGTATCTACTCCATTTGGCATGACCAAGTGGACTCCACAAACCCGTCAAAATAAAATCAGCGGAACCGCTTATCGGTACTGCGATACCGAAATGAGCGGATTCCAAGCCACTCATCAGCCGGCGATCTGGATGGGTGATTTTGGTTATATGACCATGATGCCCGGCATTGATTCGGTAAAGACCGGAGTGGATGAGCGAAAATTACCCTTTACCCACGAAGACGAACTTACAACACCCTATTATTATTCAGTCAGCATGGACGCAGGAGAAGACCGCTCCATCCGGACGGAGATGACTGCCACTTCCCGGACTTCCATTCTGCGGTTTACTTATCCGGAAAATGAAATGGCCAATCTGTATACCGAGATGTCTCGCGACAACAAGGTGGGAAGTGTTACCATTGATCCCGAAAAGGGCGAAATTACCGGCTACAATACCGACCGGCAGGACGCTCATCTTTCGGAAATCGAACTGCCTAATTTCAGATGTTACTATGTGATCCAGTATTCCAAACCCTTTGCGGAATACGGCACCGTGCTTGACGGCGAGCTGCAAGAAGGCGGGACGACAGCAACCGACAAAAATGTCGGCGCTTATGTGACCTTTGACACAGAAGAAAATGAAATGATTGAAGTACGTGTTTCATCCTCCTTCATCAGCCTGGAGCAGGCTCGGGAGAATCTGGAACACGAACAAAGCATAGGGACTTCTCCCATCTCCTTTGACGAGATGAAAGAGGAGACAAAAACGACGTGGGAAGATAAGCTCAACAACATTGAGATCGAAGGCGCTTCGGAAGAGGATATGACCATATTCTACACTGCCATGTACCATGCGCTGCTTTTCCCGGTGGAGTTCTCAGAATACGGCCGGTATTACAGCGCCTACGACGATCAGATTCACGAAGGAGAATCCTATACCTCCTTTTCCCTGTGGGATACCTACCGGGCGGAAAACAGCTTCCTAACCCTGGTTGCGCCGGAACGCATCGACGGCATGATCAGCTCTTTGCTCAACAACTACCTGGAAGGCGGCTATATGCCAAAATGGCCCAACCCTTCCTATACCAACATCATGATCGGAACCCCGGCGGATTCCCTAGTGGCCGAGGCCATCAACAAAGGCTTTGACGGCTTTGATCTGGACCTTGCCTACGAGGCCGTACTCAAGGACGGTATGGTTGCGCCCAAGTACGACAATACCCAACGCTGGGGCGACCGTGCCAATGGCGTTCCTTACGAAGCGAGAGCCGGCTTAAGCTGGATGATGCAGTACGGCTATGTGCCGGAGGATAAAACCGGCGCATCCGGTTCCAACACCCTGGAAGGAGCTTATGAGGACTGGTGTATCGCCCAGGTGGCCCAAAAGCTGGGAAAACAAGATGATTATGAGTATTTTGTCAACCGTTCTCAAAACTACAAAAATCTCTTTAATGAAAAAACCGGTCTGCTGCAAAGCCGTGATTCCTACGGGAACTTTGTCGACAAAGGCTGGACTGAAGGCAGTCAAATGAACTACGCTTACTGCGTGTTCCAGGATTTCGGCGGCCTTATGGAACTGATGGGTGATGGATTCAACGACAAACTGGATAATTATTTTGCCACAGGACAGAACGTCCATGAAAACGAACCATCCCATCACTACGCTTATCTTTACGATTTTAGTGGAAAACCCTGGGAGACACAGCGCCTAGTGCGTGAGATCGCCGAGGAAAACTACGCCAATCACCCGGCGGCCGGTCTGACCGGCAACGATGATTGTGGCCAGATGTCCAGCTGGTATATTCTCAGTTCACTGGGCTTTTATCCCGTCAATCCCGCCTCGGCCCAGTACATGATCGGCAGCCCCTTCTTCGACAAAGCCACGATTCATTATGAGGATAAGGACTTTGAGATCATCGCCAACAACAATTCTAAGGAGAATATGTACATCCAGTCGGGCACCCTTAACGGAGAAGCATTGAATATCCCGGTTCTAACCCACGAGCAGATCATAAACGGCGGAACCATTGAGTTTGAAATGGGTGCAGAACCGTCCACTTGGGGTTCGGACTATCGTGTGGAGCCGCTTCCTACCTACGAGGACGTCAAAACCCCGGAACTGCCCATCCGTTTGGAGAGCAGCAAACTGGAGCATCAAATCGCCGAAGCTGAAATTCTGGAGCAGGATGCCTATACCGTTACTTCTTTCCTGAAGATGCAGGATGAAATTGTAGAGGCAAAGAAGGTCTATGACGAGGAAACCAGTACCAAGGAGGAGATCCAGACCGCCTATAACGAACTTCATGCAGCAGTAGAGACATTGGAACCTTCGGCACCCTGCGTCAAGATCTCCCATGGTGATACAGCGTCGTCCCCGGCGCTCAACAAAGTGTACATCAAAGGAAAATGGAACTCGTATGCCAATTATGTCCAGGCTGCTCCCGTGAAAGATCCCTCTCCCAAGGATTACTACACCATTGTCTTTGAGGGAACACAGCTAAAATTGTACTCCGCCCTGAGCCGTAACCAAGGTATGGGTGCCATCTCGATTGACGGCGGTCCGGAAGTGGAAGTGGACTTCTATCGGGATGGCTCTACCGGCAACGGTGCACCCATCGGCCTAGTGTATGAAACTCCCATTCTGGAGATGGGCCAGCACACCATAAAGGTACGTGTAGCAGGTAAAGCCACCGGCGATGCCGGCGGCAGCAATCGAAAATCCATCAGCTTTGCGTATGCGGAAGTATATTCTCGGACCCAAGAGGAAACCGAAGCCTTTGAAAAGCTGGAAAAAGCAAAACGCGCGCTTCTTGGTCTTGTAGAACAAGCGGCGTCTGTGGATGAGAAACAGTATACATTGGAATCCATCCAGGCTTTAAAGAAACAGATAGACCAAGCCAATGTCCTTTTACGGGATCAGGAAGCTGTATTAGAGACCATTGAGGAGAAGACGCAGCTGGTGCAAGAAGCTTTGGATGGATTGGTACAACGGGATAGTATCGTTACTACAGTACTGAGCGCGAATGGAGATGTCGTAATGGCATTGGCTGACGCGGCAGGGACACAGCTGAAGGCTGATGTAACCATCGTGAGTGAGGAAATGGTATCAGCTCATGTGGTGTCGGCGCTGTATGATGCATCTGGGAAAATGATGGATTGTACCATGTCGGCTGTAGAGGATGGCATTACCAGTACCTTGTTGGACATTCCCAGTGATGTTGGCGGCATGTCCTACAGCTTATTCGTTTGGAAAGACGGGGAGTGGTCCCCTCTTTGTGAAAAGGTAGAGCTTCGCTAA
- a CDS encoding uracil-DNA glycosylase, whose amino-acid sequence MIESWEELEAQCLSCRKCSLCETRTNVVFGVGNRQAEVLFVGEGPGQQEDLKGEPFVGRGGQLLDKYLAAVGLKRESIYIANIVKCRPPENRDPKPEEQEACIGWLRNQFYLMRPKILVCLGRIAAMKLIKPDFRVTKEHGQFFEKNGILMMGTYHPASILRNARQKPEAFADFTALRDKIKEMCPDTPVLDLEPVSF is encoded by the coding sequence ATGATCGAAAGTTGGGAGGAATTGGAGGCCCAGTGTCTTTCGTGCCGCAAATGTTCCCTTTGTGAAACCCGTACCAACGTGGTGTTTGGAGTGGGGAACCGTCAGGCCGAAGTACTGTTTGTGGGCGAAGGTCCCGGCCAGCAGGAGGATCTAAAAGGGGAACCTTTTGTGGGCCGCGGCGGTCAATTGCTGGACAAATATCTGGCTGCCGTCGGATTAAAACGCGAAAGCATCTATATCGCCAACATCGTCAAATGCCGTCCGCCGGAAAACCGGGATCCCAAGCCGGAGGAACAAGAGGCCTGCATCGGTTGGCTGCGCAATCAGTTTTATCTCATGCGCCCTAAGATCCTGGTGTGTTTGGGCCGTATTGCCGCCATGAAGCTCATCAAGCCGGATTTTCGCGTCACCAAAGAGCACGGCCAATTCTTTGAGAAAAACGGTATCCTGATGATGGGCACCTATCATCCTGCCTCCATCCTGCGCAATGCGCGCCAAAAACCGGAGGCTTTCGCCGACTTCACCGCCCTGCGGGACAAGATCAAAGAGATGTGTCCGGATACCCCTGTTTTGGATTTAGAGCCGGTTTCCTTCTAA
- a CDS encoding site-2 protease family protein, with the protein MSQIILSILVRAFVLVAILPVHEFAHAYMAHKLGDDTGKWNGRMTLNPGAHLDPFGSLMILLVGIGWAKPVPVDPRNFKNPKSGMAITALAGPVSNLIMGFLAMLVLRLVSFIPMTLVVWQAVSFFFTTLASINISLAVFNLLPCPPLDGSRIVSYFLPDRWNYKIQQYERYIWIGLMLLLVVGVLDWPLAFLGNKVTNGLWWLVNLPFKALGLV; encoded by the coding sequence ATGAGTCAGATTATTTTATCCATCTTGGTGCGGGCTTTTGTGCTGGTGGCTATTTTGCCGGTGCATGAATTCGCCCACGCCTATATGGCCCATAAGCTGGGGGACGATACCGGCAAATGGAACGGCCGTATGACCCTCAATCCGGGCGCTCATCTGGATCCCTTTGGATCCCTGATGATTTTATTGGTGGGCATCGGATGGGCAAAGCCTGTGCCGGTGGATCCCCGCAATTTTAAGAATCCCAAATCGGGTATGGCCATCACCGCGTTGGCCGGACCGGTCAGCAACCTGATTATGGGCTTTCTCGCCATGCTGGTGCTGCGTCTGGTCAGCTTTATCCCCATGACGTTGGTGGTTTGGCAGGCCGTTTCCTTCTTCTTTACCACTTTAGCTTCCATTAATATCTCGTTGGCTGTCTTTAACCTGCTTCCCTGTCCGCCTTTGGATGGGTCCCGTATTGTGAGCTACTTTCTTCCCGATAGATGGAATTATAAAATCCAGCAGTATGAGCGTTACATCTGGATCGGCCTCATGTTATTATTGGTGGTAGGCGTGCTGGATTGGCCGCTTGCTTTTCTGGGAAACAAGGTGACCAACGGATTATGGTGGCTGGTGAATTTGCCCTTTAAGGCACTGGGACTTGTATAA
- a CDS encoding segregation and condensation protein A yields MVKLSYKLPVFEGPLDLLLHLIAKHKLNINDIPIAQLLDQYMEHIEAMQQADLDVASEFMEMAARLVYIKTASLLPRPEESEQLKRELTGQLLEYQAVQEAAAQLGEKARQSGGFDLAERPALELPIDQTYRRQHSPGVLREHYLLAAGRGKRKVPPPAEAFSGIVSRKIVSVSSRVVFVLRRLWGGKRMPMDDLIGASRSRSEMVATFLAILELIRSKRIAVEESGENMVLKADGDGRWK; encoded by the coding sequence ATGGTAAAACTATCCTACAAGCTGCCGGTGTTTGAAGGACCTTTGGATCTTTTGCTCCACCTGATCGCAAAACACAAGCTCAATATCAACGATATCCCCATCGCCCAACTGCTGGATCAGTATATGGAGCACATTGAGGCCATGCAGCAGGCCGACTTGGATGTGGCCAGCGAGTTCATGGAGATGGCGGCCCGGCTTGTGTACATCAAGACAGCGTCGCTGCTGCCGCGTCCGGAGGAGTCGGAACAGCTCAAACGAGAGCTGACCGGTCAGCTGTTGGAGTACCAAGCGGTGCAGGAAGCGGCGGCACAGTTGGGGGAGAAGGCACGGCAGTCAGGCGGATTTGATTTGGCGGAGCGTCCGGCTTTGGAATTGCCGATTGATCAGACCTATCGCCGTCAGCATTCGCCGGGCGTCCTGCGGGAGCATTATCTTCTGGCGGCCGGACGGGGGAAACGAAAGGTACCGCCGCCGGCAGAGGCATTTTCCGGCATCGTATCCAGAAAAATCGTATCGGTTTCCTCACGGGTGGTGTTTGTGCTCAGACGCCTCTGGGGCGGTAAGCGCATGCCGATGGACGATTTGATTGGGGCATCCCGCAGCCGGTCGGAGATGGTGGCCACTTTTTTGGCTATTTTAGAGCTCATCCGGAGCAAACGCATCGCCGTCGAAGAGAGCGGGGAGAACATGGTGCTGAAAGCGGACGGTGACGGAAGATGGAAATAA
- the scpB gene encoding SMC-Scp complex subunit ScpB, producing MEIKKLQAGIEAILFASGEGVTVARLSEALEADKQTIMRLIQQLSDRLDAEESALCIIKTDDEVQMCARSQYMPVIRRALEIKRNAPLSQAAMEVLAVVAYNQPVTKAFVEQVRGVDCAGVVNSLTAKGLLEEKGRLELPGRPLVYGTTSHFLRCFGLQSLSDLPPLPRQEGDPQPQEDDGFQDGQTDVSDIG from the coding sequence ATGGAAATAAAAAAGTTGCAGGCCGGTATTGAAGCCATCCTGTTTGCCAGCGGCGAAGGGGTGACAGTGGCCCGTTTGAGCGAGGCGTTGGAGGCCGACAAACAGACGATAATGCGTCTGATCCAGCAGCTTTCCGATCGGTTGGATGCTGAAGAAAGCGCCCTTTGTATCATCAAAACAGACGATGAGGTTCAGATGTGCGCCCGCAGCCAGTATATGCCCGTCATCCGCCGGGCTTTGGAGATCAAGCGAAACGCCCCGCTTTCCCAGGCGGCTATGGAGGTGCTGGCGGTGGTGGCCTACAATCAGCCGGTGACCAAAGCCTTTGTGGAGCAGGTGCGCGGTGTGGACTGTGCAGGAGTTGTCAACAGCCTGACCGCCAAGGGACTTCTGGAGGAGAAAGGACGGCTGGAGCTTCCGGGACGCCCGCTGGTGTATGGGACGACCTCCCATTTCCTCCGATGCTTTGGCCTGCAAAGCCTCAGTGATCTTCCGCCCCTGCCGCGTCAGGAGGGAGATCCACAGCCGCAGGAAGACGACGGATTCCAGGACGGACAAACCGACGTCAGTGACATTGGATAG
- a CDS encoding DUF2953 domain-containing protein: protein MGWWITLAVLAAIVLLFLLPVTVTVEARQPGNIRAKIGYLFFSFQFPKEQKKKKKTGSQKQPSTQEEPEGNAFGKLLKDRPLSETATLLKNLLQQVGKAVRLILKNVKVTHLCFDMAVAGEDAADTAVQYGKTCAAVYSAFAVVCNAVKVTGIREFAIIPDFAEGAKTRFYLAAHIRVKLFILLAAGVGFLARFLIATTKQKMTMALGQTTQEKAVQSK, encoded by the coding sequence GTGGGATGGTGGATCACATTGGCTGTACTGGCGGCCATCGTCCTGCTCTTTCTCCTGCCGGTGACCGTCACAGTGGAAGCGAGGCAGCCGGGAAATATTCGAGCTAAAATCGGTTATCTGTTTTTTTCTTTTCAGTTCCCAAAAGAGCAAAAAAAGAAGAAAAAAACGGGTTCTCAGAAACAACCTTCCACCCAGGAGGAACCGGAGGGAAATGCTTTTGGGAAACTTCTAAAGGACCGTCCCCTCAGCGAGACGGCGACTTTGCTGAAAAATCTTCTCCAGCAGGTTGGGAAAGCGGTCCGGCTGATCCTGAAAAATGTGAAAGTAACTCACCTTTGCTTTGACATGGCGGTGGCAGGGGAGGACGCCGCCGATACAGCCGTTCAATATGGAAAAACCTGTGCGGCGGTGTATTCGGCCTTTGCCGTGGTGTGCAATGCGGTGAAGGTGACGGGCATCCGGGAATTTGCCATTATCCCGGATTTTGCAGAGGGGGCTAAGACGCGGTTTTATCTTGCCGCACACATACGCGTCAAACTCTTCATTTTACTGGCAGCCGGGGTGGGATTCCTCGCCCGGTTCCTCATAGCTACGACCAAACAAAAAATGACCATGGCCTTGGGCCAAACCACACAGGAAAAGGCGGTGCAATCAAAATGA
- the ytfJ gene encoding GerW family sporulation protein, translated as MSEHPIQGMMETTMKKIREMVDANTIIGNPITSPDGSVLIPVSKVSYGFGAGGSDFPSKTQKDLFGGGTGMGVTITPVAFIVLQNGETRMLQLASGDDTASNVVKLVPELFDKVSNLFQKDKKEKDISPDL; from the coding sequence ATGAGCGAACATCCTATTCAAGGTATGATGGAGACCACCATGAAGAAAATCCGGGAAATGGTGGATGCCAACACCATCATCGGCAATCCTATCACATCTCCGGACGGAAGCGTACTGATCCCGGTATCCAAGGTATCCTATGGCTTTGGCGCGGGAGGCAGTGATTTCCCCTCCAAAACACAAAAAGATCTGTTTGGCGGCGGCACCGGCATGGGTGTGACCATCACGCCGGTGGCCTTTATCGTGCTGCAAAACGGCGAGACGAGAATGCTCCAGTTGGCCAGCGGCGATGATACCGCATCCAACGTGGTAAAATTGGTGCCGGAGCTGTTCGACAAGGTATCTAATTTGTTCCAAAAGGATAAAAAGGAGAAGGACATTTCTCCTGACCTGTGA
- a CDS encoding D-alanyl-D-alanine carboxypeptidase family protein produces the protein MVVLRKILAVMMTVVLLAMACPVPVGGQEAVPPTVSARGAVLMECSTGRVLMAVNEKEHLAMASTTKIMTALLTLELGDPKEEITVTDEMVRVEGTAMGLRAGDTVNMESLAVGMLLPSGNDAAMAAAITLGGSLEGFAQLMNERAQEIGCEDTNFVTPSGLDAEEHYSCAYDMALIAREAMKNPTFASIASSKTAKATFGNPPQERTLSNHNRLLRMYDGAIGVKTGFTKKAGRCLVSCAERDGVRLIAVTLNDGNDWKDHGAMFDYGFSLLSTQSLPPVPDITLPVVGGNEQSQLLRVVAQDVPSATLLPDEFDQLERTIQLPRFVYAPVKVGDLLGKAVYTLNGQPVAQTDLIAAEGVEYEPPKSAWEKFCGFWQWIWDGIAGLFS, from the coding sequence GTGGTTGTTTTGCGTAAAATTTTAGCGGTCATGATGACGGTGGTTCTGTTGGCAATGGCATGCCCTGTACCGGTTGGAGGACAGGAGGCGGTTCCGCCTACCGTGTCGGCCCGCGGGGCGGTGCTCATGGAATGCAGTACCGGACGGGTGCTCATGGCAGTCAATGAAAAAGAGCATCTGGCTATGGCCAGCACGACCAAGATCATGACGGCGCTGCTCACTCTGGAACTGGGCGATCCCAAGGAGGAGATCACCGTCACCGATGAGATGGTCCGGGTGGAGGGCACCGCCATGGGACTTCGAGCCGGTGACACCGTCAATATGGAAAGCCTTGCAGTGGGTATGTTGCTCCCGTCGGGCAACGATGCGGCTATGGCGGCGGCCATCACATTGGGAGGATCCCTGGAAGGGTTTGCCCAACTGATGAATGAACGGGCCCAGGAAATCGGGTGCGAAGACACCAATTTTGTCACACCCTCCGGGCTGGATGCGGAAGAACATTACTCCTGCGCCTACGACATGGCCCTAATCGCCCGGGAAGCCATGAAAAACCCGACCTTTGCCAGCATCGCAAGTTCTAAAACAGCCAAGGCAACCTTTGGCAATCCGCCTCAGGAAAGGACGTTGTCCAATCACAACCGGTTGCTCCGGATGTACGATGGCGCTATCGGGGTGAAGACTGGGTTTACCAAAAAGGCGGGACGATGCTTAGTGTCCTGTGCAGAACGGGATGGCGTCCGTCTGATTGCAGTCACCCTCAACGACGGCAACGACTGGAAGGATCACGGGGCTATGTTTGACTATGGGTTTTCGCTCCTGTCGACGCAGTCCCTGCCTCCGGTGCCCGACATCACGTTGCCGGTTGTGGGCGGGAATGAACAAAGTCAGTTGTTGCGGGTGGTGGCCCAGGATGTGCCGTCCGCTACCCTGCTTCCGGACGAATTCGATCAGCTGGAACGTACCATTCAGTTACCCCGATTTGTGTACGCGCCGGTGAAGGTGGGGGATCTGCTGGGTAAGGCGGTGTATACCTTAAACGGCCAGCCGGTGGCGCAGACCGACCTCATTGCCGCCGAAGGTGTCGAGTACGAACCGCCCAAGTCGGCTTGGGAGAAGTTCTGCGGCTTTTGGCAATGGATCTGGGACGGCATTGCAGGTCTTTTTTCATGA
- a CDS encoding pseudouridine synthase: MKQEQIRLQKYLADRGVASRRKAEELIQQGMVKVNGRPVKLGDKVNPARDLVTVGGKRVTAVKEKPCYIMLYKPRGYVTTLSDEMDRRCVADLVKDVGKRVYPVGRLDRESEGMLLLTNDGAFAQSITHPSNHVPKTYRVTVRPGITEEQIDRLTTGVEIDGRKTMPAQVTLLTEEEGRAVLSIVIQEGRNRQIRKMCEAVGLEVARLKRTAIGQLRLGMLKPGKWRYLRPEDLQRLMPGMQTASGGRPQRRRR, encoded by the coding sequence TTGAAACAGGAACAGATTCGATTGCAGAAGTATTTGGCCGACCGGGGCGTGGCATCCCGGCGGAAGGCGGAGGAACTGATCCAACAGGGGATGGTCAAGGTCAATGGACGTCCGGTCAAGCTGGGGGATAAGGTCAATCCCGCCCGGGATTTGGTGACGGTGGGCGGCAAAAGGGTGACGGCTGTCAAGGAAAAGCCGTGCTACATTATGCTGTATAAGCCCAGGGGATATGTCACCACCCTCAGCGATGAGATGGATCGCCGTTGTGTGGCCGATCTGGTCAAGGATGTAGGAAAACGGGTGTATCCCGTGGGACGGCTAGACCGGGAATCAGAGGGCATGCTGCTTTTGACCAACGACGGCGCCTTTGCCCAGTCCATCACCCATCCGTCCAACCACGTGCCCAAGACCTACCGTGTGACGGTGCGCCCCGGCATCACCGAGGAGCAGATTGACAGGCTGACCACCGGCGTTGAAATCGACGGCCGCAAGACCATGCCCGCCCAGGTGACCTTGCTCACTGAGGAGGAAGGACGGGCGGTGCTGAGCATCGTTATCCAGGAGGGACGCAATCGCCAGATCCGCAAGATGTGCGAGGCTGTGGGACTGGAAGTGGCCCGTCTCAAACGCACCGCCATTGGACAACTGCGTCTCGGCATGCTCAAACCGGGAAAATGGCGTTATTTGCGTCCCGAGGACTTGCAGCGTCTGATGCCGGGAATGCAGACGGCGTCCGGCGGACGTCCTCAGCGGCGCAGGAGGTGA
- a CDS encoding carboxyl transferase domain-containing protein gives MSLESGRKILSEKRAGMGESPARKRLEKLFDQGTFLELDGLAAKEVVTGFGSVDGAPAYAFAQDSTVNGGAIGRAQAEKIAKVYDLAIKTGAPVVGVYDSHGAYLKEGADMMAALGDLVMKASRLSGVVPQISLIAGVCGGSAALMASMADLVVKSDKGELFLTAHEEAEKAAGVVHVEAENEEDAIASVRSLINLLPINNLSIAPVADAAEATGSEGLESVVDAGSMVELLDGFGDNVTAGLARVAGNAAVVADIHGQLDADSSVKLARMVRMADAFSLPVVTLVDCEGFDTVREAAKVAHTYAEATTPKVTVITGAAVGAAYMALAGKAAGADVVFAWPQAVVSAMKPEAAVEVLWNDKLAQMKDPLKERAQLVQEYKDTEATPFDAAEAGYIENVIEPAETRANVVAALDMLAGKRVATLPRKHSNMPL, from the coding sequence ATGAGCTTGGAAAGCGGACGAAAAATATTGTCGGAAAAACGGGCGGGAATGGGTGAATCCCCGGCCAGAAAACGACTGGAAAAATTGTTTGACCAGGGGACCTTCCTGGAGTTGGATGGACTTGCCGCAAAAGAAGTGGTGACCGGATTCGGCTCGGTGGATGGAGCCCCCGCTTATGCGTTTGCCCAGGACAGCACCGTCAACGGCGGCGCAATCGGCCGTGCACAGGCCGAAAAAATCGCCAAGGTGTATGACCTGGCAATCAAAACCGGCGCACCTGTCGTCGGTGTGTACGATTCTCACGGCGCTTATCTGAAGGAAGGCGCCGACATGATGGCCGCCCTGGGCGATCTGGTGATGAAAGCCAGCCGTCTGTCGGGCGTGGTGCCGCAGATCTCTTTGATCGCCGGCGTATGCGGCGGATCAGCTGCCCTGATGGCGTCCATGGCCGACCTGGTGGTCAAAAGTGATAAGGGTGAGCTGTTCCTCACCGCCCACGAGGAGGCTGAAAAGGCAGCCGGTGTGGTGCACGTGGAGGCCGAAAATGAAGAGGATGCCATCGCTTCGGTGCGCAGCCTCATCAATCTGCTGCCCATCAACAACCTGAGCATTGCCCCTGTGGCCGACGCCGCTGAAGCAACCGGCAGCGAAGGCTTGGAATCGGTGGTGGACGCCGGTTCTATGGTGGAACTGCTGGACGGCTTTGGCGACAACGTCACCGCAGGTCTTGCACGTGTGGCAGGCAACGCCGCCGTTGTAGCCGATATCCACGGCCAACTGGACGCCGATTCCAGCGTAAAATTAGCTCGTATGGTCCGCATGGCCGATGCGTTCTCTTTGCCGGTGGTAACGCTGGTGGACTGCGAAGGCTTTGACACCGTGCGCGAGGCCGCCAAGGTGGCTCATACTTATGCTGAGGCTACGACTCCCAAGGTGACGGTTATCACCGGCGCTGCCGTAGGCGCCGCCTATATGGCGTTGGCAGGCAAGGCCGCCGGTGCCGATGTCGTATTCGCATGGCCTCAGGCCGTGGTTTCAGCCATGAAGCCGGAAGCCGCTGTGGAGGTTCTGTGGAACGATAAACTGGCCCAGATGAAGGATCCGCTGAAAGAGCGCGCTCAGCTGGTGCAGGAATACAAAGACACCGAGGCTACCCCCTTTGACGCTGCGGAGGCAGGCTATATTGAAAATGTCATCGAGCCCGCCGAGACCCGCGCAAACGTGGTCGCCGCTCTGGATATGCTGGCTGGCAAACGGGTCGCTACCCTGCCCCGCAAGCATTCCAACATGCCGCTGTAA